The Kitasatospora paranensis genome has a window encoding:
- a CDS encoding ABC transporter permease: MTTLIRLEILRTLRNKRYLMFTVLYPALLYVFFISAYSGGDVAGGIPAKSYFMVSMATFGAVGAVLTGSAQRISLERKSGWVRQLRLTALPGRAYTVGKIASCAVTTLPAIVVVFVIGAVEGVKLSAAQWLGLAAVLWLGSFVFAALGVALGYAAQPDAVQPIVMIVYMLMALFGGTWFPVGDSLKAFARFNPVYLYNQLASFVQPGHSLDTVAVAGMSAFLAVFVAAAAFLYRRDTRQA; encoded by the coding sequence ATGACCACCCTGATCCGGCTGGAGATCCTGCGCACCCTGCGCAACAAGCGGTACCTGATGTTCACCGTCCTCTACCCGGCCCTGCTGTACGTCTTCTTCATCAGCGCCTACAGCGGCGGCGACGTGGCCGGCGGCATCCCCGCCAAGTCGTACTTCATGGTCTCGATGGCCACCTTCGGAGCCGTCGGCGCGGTGCTGACCGGCTCGGCGCAGCGGATCTCGCTGGAGCGCAAGAGCGGCTGGGTGCGGCAGCTGCGGCTGACCGCCCTGCCCGGGCGCGCGTACACCGTCGGCAAGATCGCCTCGTGCGCGGTGACCACCCTGCCGGCGATCGTGGTGGTGTTCGTGATCGGCGCCGTGGAGGGCGTGAAGCTGTCGGCCGCCCAGTGGCTGGGCCTGGCGGCGGTGCTCTGGCTCGGCAGCTTCGTCTTCGCGGCGCTGGGCGTGGCACTCGGCTACGCCGCGCAGCCGGACGCCGTCCAGCCCATCGTCATGATCGTCTACATGCTGATGGCGCTCTTCGGCGGCACCTGGTTCCCGGTCGGCGACTCCCTGAAGGCCTTCGCCCGCTTCAACCCGGTCTACCTCTACAACCAGCTGGCCTCGTTCGTGCAGCCCGGGCACTCGCTGGACACCGTGGCGGTCGCCGGAATGTCCGCCTTCCTCGCGGTCTTCGTGGCCGCGGCCGCCTTCCTGTACCGCAGGGACACCCGGCAGGCATGA
- a CDS encoding sensor histidine kinase, giving the protein MREAVTNIVRHGADATVCTVTMDETWEEDGSRHAVLEVADDGRGPGKSSPGNGLSGLAERLALVGGRLETGAGPRGRGFRLRASVPLSAVPAATGDRLRE; this is encoded by the coding sequence CTGCGCGAGGCGGTCACCAACATCGTCCGGCACGGCGCCGACGCGACCGTCTGCACCGTCACCATGGACGAGACCTGGGAGGAGGACGGCTCTCGCCACGCCGTCCTGGAGGTCGCCGACGATGGCCGCGGCCCCGGCAAGTCCTCGCCCGGCAACGGGCTTTCGGGCCTGGCCGAGCGCCTCGCGCTGGTCGGCGGCCGACTGGAGACCGGCGCCGGCCCGCGCGGCCGGGGCTTCCGGCTGCGGGCCAGTGTCCCGCTCTCCGCCGTGCCCGCCGCGACGGGCGATAGGCTGCGCGAGTGA
- a CDS encoding response regulator transcription factor produces MIRVLLAEDQGMVREALAALLGLEGDIAVVAQVARGDEVVAAAVAHEVDVAVLDIEMPGMTGIEAAGQLRRTRPATKVVIATTFGRPGYLRRAMELGADAFLVKDAPASELAEAIRRVLRGERVIDPTLAAAALAEGANPLTGRELDVLGAAADGAVNADIARRLHLSEGTVRNYLSMAIQKTGARNRTEAVRVAREKGWL; encoded by the coding sequence GTGATTCGCGTACTGCTGGCCGAGGACCAGGGCATGGTCCGCGAGGCGCTCGCCGCCCTGCTCGGCCTCGAGGGGGACATCGCCGTGGTCGCGCAGGTCGCGCGCGGCGACGAGGTCGTGGCCGCGGCCGTCGCGCACGAGGTCGACGTGGCCGTGCTCGACATCGAGATGCCCGGGATGACCGGCATCGAGGCCGCCGGACAGCTGCGCCGCACCCGCCCGGCGACCAAGGTGGTGATCGCCACCACCTTCGGCCGGCCCGGCTACCTGCGCCGTGCCATGGAGCTGGGCGCCGACGCCTTCCTGGTGAAGGACGCCCCGGCGTCCGAGCTGGCGGAGGCGATCCGCCGGGTGCTGCGCGGCGAGCGGGTGATCGACCCGACGCTGGCCGCGGCCGCTCTCGCCGAGGGCGCCAACCCGTTGACCGGACGGGAGTTGGACGTGCTCGGGGCGGCGGCCGACGGCGCCGTCAACGCCGACATCGCCCGCCGGCTGCACCTCTCGGAGGGCACCGTGCGCAACTACCTGTCGATGGCGATCCAGAAGACCGGCGCCCGCAACCGCACCGAGGCCGTCCGGGTCGCCCGGGAGAAGGGCTGGCTCTGA
- a CDS encoding transglutaminase family protein, translating into MTEQSRIRFRTEARAEHPDPVLLCLLAAAEQLLDRVPGEGRDQEPPPTLDELLSGCQAALDRHAAAVRQAVAERRPRGPEETAALLAAVLGGRERFHGRQTDYRRLESSLLPEVLRRRRGLPITLSLVWIGVAARAGLTVHGIALPGHFIVAVGPPGGGDEYVLADPFHGGRLLDLDDAARLTAAAGHRFGPELLTPAQPLDIVLRVLGNIRGWASERPEHARAQLWATELALLLPRHPAQLRLERAEILVRTGDFLGGAAEMDSYAQILDAFDPESAGKVRLEARSARNRLN; encoded by the coding sequence GTGACCGAGCAGAGCAGAATCCGCTTCCGTACCGAGGCCCGGGCCGAGCACCCCGACCCGGTGCTGCTGTGCCTGCTCGCGGCCGCCGAGCAACTGCTGGACAGGGTGCCGGGAGAGGGCCGGGACCAGGAGCCGCCGCCCACCCTGGACGAGCTGCTGTCGGGCTGTCAGGCGGCCCTGGACCGGCACGCCGCGGCCGTCCGGCAGGCGGTCGCCGAACGCCGCCCCCGCGGGCCGGAGGAGACCGCGGCGCTGCTCGCCGCGGTGCTCGGCGGGCGCGAGCGCTTCCACGGCCGGCAGACCGACTACCGGCGGCTGGAGTCCTCGCTGCTGCCGGAGGTCCTGCGGCGCCGCCGCGGCCTGCCGATCACCCTGTCGCTGGTCTGGATCGGGGTGGCCGCACGCGCCGGGCTGACCGTCCACGGCATCGCCCTGCCGGGCCACTTCATCGTCGCGGTCGGTCCGCCGGGCGGCGGCGACGAGTACGTGCTGGCCGACCCGTTCCACGGCGGCCGGCTGCTCGACCTGGACGACGCGGCCCGGCTCACGGCCGCCGCCGGCCACCGGTTCGGCCCGGAACTGCTCACCCCCGCACAGCCACTGGACATCGTGCTGCGCGTCCTCGGCAACATCCGCGGCTGGGCGTCCGAGCGCCCGGAGCACGCCCGCGCCCAGCTGTGGGCCACCGAACTGGCCCTGCTGCTGCCCCGCCACCCCGCCCAACTGCGGCTGGAGCGCGCGGAGATCCTCGTCCGCACCGGGGACTTCCTCGGCGGCGCGGCCGAGATGGACTCCTACGCCCAGATCCTGGACGCCTTCGATCCGGAGAGCGCGGGCAAGGTCAGGCTGGAGGCCCGGTCGGCCCGCAACCGGCTCAACTGA
- a CDS encoding GNAT family N-acetyltransferase: protein MSGGSPAAGRPEVRINPSDVGRRVSVRRVSEVVDGRPVFRDAVGVLASWDETGLTVIPRSGDPVTFRADRLVAGKTVPLFPARTVAPPAVDPVALQRTAGRGWPAVEQEPMGAWTLRASAGFTRRANSVQALGDPGRPLPQALAEVTDWYAARSLPAYVEVISPGSPADLTAELDHLGAGYAPTLVRTAPLGPLARLGSGHERVRLSRTADARWMSRYRRVGDDPAVERAAASVLHGGPSVWFATVPDPGGGTPVAIGRLAVDGPWACFGAIEVDPYARRAGLATAVMAVLAARAAEEGATAAYLQVEAENTGAIALYDRLGFTTSHTYHYARLPQR from the coding sequence ATGTCCGGTGGAAGCCCGGCGGCAGGCCGCCCCGAAGTCCGGATAAACCCCTCTGACGTGGGACGACGTGTCTCGGTGCGGCGTGTCTCCGAGGTGGTGGACGGGCGTCCCGTGTTCCGCGATGCGGTCGGCGTGCTCGCATCCTGGGACGAAACCGGGCTGACGGTGATCCCGCGCAGTGGCGACCCGGTCACCTTCCGTGCCGACCGGCTGGTCGCCGGCAAGACGGTACCGCTCTTCCCGGCCCGCACCGTCGCCCCGCCCGCCGTCGACCCGGTCGCCCTCCAGCGGACGGCCGGCCGCGGCTGGCCCGCCGTCGAGCAGGAGCCGATGGGCGCGTGGACGCTGCGGGCCTCGGCCGGATTCACCCGGCGGGCCAACTCCGTCCAGGCCCTGGGCGACCCCGGCCGGCCGCTGCCGCAGGCCCTCGCCGAGGTCACCGACTGGTACGCGGCCCGCTCCCTGCCCGCCTACGTCGAGGTGATCAGCCCCGGCTCGCCGGCCGACCTGACCGCCGAACTCGACCATCTCGGCGCCGGATACGCGCCGACCCTGGTGCGCACCGCCCCGCTCGGCCCGCTGGCCCGGCTGGGCTCCGGCCACGAGCGGGTCCGGCTGTCGCGCACCGCGGACGCCCGCTGGATGTCCCGCTACCGCCGGGTCGGCGACGACCCGGCCGTCGAGCGGGCCGCCGCCTCGGTGCTGCACGGCGGCCCCTCCGTCTGGTTCGCCACCGTGCCCGACCCGGGCGGCGGCACCCCCGTGGCCATCGGCCGGCTCGCCGTGGACGGCCCGTGGGCCTGCTTCGGCGCCATCGAGGTCGACCCGTACGCCCGCCGGGCGGGGCTGGCCACCGCCGTGATGGCGGTGCTCGCCGCCCGCGCCGCCGAGGAGGGCGCGACGGCCGCGTACCTCCAGGTCGAGGCGGAGAACACCGGGGCGATCGCCCTGTACGACCGGCTGGGCTTCACGACCAGTCACACTTACCACTACGCCCGCCTTCCCCAGCGGTAG
- the fdxA gene encoding ferredoxin — translation MTYVIAQPCVDVKDKACIEECPVDCIYEGERSLYIHPDECVDCGACEPVCPVEAIFYEDDTPEEWKDYYKANVEFFDELGSPGGASKLGLIEKDHPFIAALPPQNADH, via the coding sequence GTGACCTACGTCATCGCGCAGCCTTGTGTCGACGTCAAGGACAAGGCGTGCATCGAAGAGTGCCCGGTTGACTGCATCTACGAGGGCGAGCGCTCGCTCTACATCCACCCGGATGAGTGTGTCGACTGCGGCGCCTGCGAGCCGGTCTGCCCGGTCGAGGCGATCTTCTACGAGGACGACACTCCGGAGGAGTGGAAGGACTACTACAAGGCGAACGTCGAGTTCTTCGACGAGCTGGGCTCGCCCGGCGGCGCCTCGAAGCTCGGCCTGATCGAGAAGGACCACCCGTTCATCGCGGCCCTTCCGCCGCAGAACGCCGACCACTGA
- the dapC gene encoding succinyldiaminopimelate transaminase, whose translation MSTNHTARAPFPGHPGAARRVSELLPVFPWDRLEPYKRTALAHPGGICDLSVGTPVDPVPEVIQKALAAATDTPGYPTVWGPLELREAVAGWLHRRVGAEIGPQAVLPTVGSKELVAWLPGQLGLGPGDQVAYPRLAYPTYEVGARLCGAEPVAYDDVAELDGSRVRLLWLNSPSNPTGRVLSADELRRAVAWAREHGALLVSDECYLELGWEAEPVSVLHPEVCGGSHLGLLAVHSLSKRSNLAGYRASFVAGDEVVVRELLEIRKHGGMIVPAPVQAATVAALADDAHVAEQRARYAARRTALRGALEAYGFTIEHSEASLYLWATQGRPCWETVAELAELGVLVAPGDFYGPAGDRHVRVAFTATDERVRAVVERLGG comes from the coding sequence GTGAGCACCAATCACACCGCGCGCGCGCCGTTCCCGGGTCACCCGGGGGCGGCGCGTCGCGTCTCCGAGCTGCTGCCGGTTTTCCCCTGGGACCGGCTGGAGCCGTACAAGCGCACTGCCCTCGCCCACCCGGGCGGGATCTGCGACCTTTCCGTCGGCACCCCGGTCGACCCGGTGCCGGAGGTGATCCAGAAGGCGCTGGCCGCCGCCACGGACACCCCGGGCTATCCGACCGTCTGGGGCCCGCTGGAGCTGCGCGAGGCCGTCGCCGGCTGGCTGCACCGCCGGGTCGGCGCCGAGATCGGCCCGCAGGCCGTGCTGCCCACCGTCGGCTCCAAGGAGCTGGTGGCCTGGCTGCCCGGCCAGCTGGGTCTGGGGCCCGGCGACCAGGTCGCCTACCCCCGCCTGGCCTACCCGACGTACGAGGTCGGTGCCCGCCTCTGCGGCGCCGAGCCGGTGGCGTACGACGACGTGGCGGAGCTGGACGGCTCCCGGGTACGGCTGCTGTGGCTGAACTCGCCGTCCAACCCGACCGGCCGGGTGCTGTCCGCGGACGAGCTGCGCCGGGCCGTCGCCTGGGCCAGGGAGCACGGCGCTCTGCTGGTCAGCGACGAGTGCTACCTGGAGCTGGGCTGGGAGGCGGAGCCGGTCTCGGTGCTGCACCCCGAGGTCTGCGGCGGGTCGCACCTGGGCCTGCTGGCCGTCCACTCGCTCTCCAAGCGGTCCAATCTGGCCGGTTACCGTGCCTCGTTCGTCGCGGGCGACGAGGTCGTCGTCCGGGAGCTGCTGGAGATCCGCAAGCACGGCGGCATGATCGTGCCGGCCCCGGTGCAGGCGGCGACCGTCGCGGCCCTGGCGGACGACGCGCACGTCGCCGAGCAGCGGGCCCGCTACGCGGCCCGGCGCACGGCCCTGCGCGGGGCCCTGGAGGCGTACGGCTTCACCATCGAGCACTCCGAGGCGAGCCTCTACCTGTGGGCCACCCAGGGGCGGCCCTGCTGGGAGACGGTCGCCGAGCTCGCCGAGCTGGGCGTGCTGGTGGCGCCCGGCGACTTCTACGGGCCCGCCGGGGACCGGCACGTCCGGGTGGCGTTCACCGCCACGGACGAGCGGGTCCGGGCGGTCGTGGAGCGGCTCGGCGGCTGA
- the dapE gene encoding succinyl-diaminopimelate desuccinylase, with protein sequence MSSPNTPLDLTLDGGALTARLVDFPSVSGDEQPLADAVEAALRALPHLTVDRYGNNVVARTDLGRAERVLLAGHLDTVPIADNLPSYVEGDLLYGCGTSDMKSGVAVQLRLAATLTEPDHDLTFVFYDCEEIEASRNGLGRLAAEHPDWLAADFAVLMEPSGAVVEGGCQGTLRADVTLTGTRAHSARSWLGDNAIHKAVEVLRRLSEYRPRRVVIDGLEYREGLNATRIDGGVAGNVIPDECRVHVNFRYAPDRSEAEAADHVREVFEGFDVTVTDTAPGALPGLDRPAAQAFLAAVGGEARAKFGWTDVARFSALGVPAVNYGPGDPNLAHKRDEHCSLTAIAEVEERLRAWLTGS encoded by the coding sequence ATGAGCAGCCCGAACACGCCCCTCGACCTGACCCTCGACGGCGGTGCGCTGACCGCCCGGCTGGTCGACTTCCCGTCCGTCAGCGGCGACGAGCAGCCCCTCGCCGACGCGGTCGAGGCCGCCCTGCGCGCCCTCCCGCACCTGACCGTCGACCGGTACGGCAACAACGTGGTCGCCCGGACGGACCTCGGCCGGGCCGAGCGGGTGCTGCTCGCCGGGCACCTCGACACCGTGCCGATCGCCGACAACCTCCCGTCGTACGTCGAGGGCGACCTGCTCTACGGCTGCGGCACCTCCGACATGAAGTCCGGCGTCGCCGTGCAGCTGCGACTGGCCGCCACCCTCACCGAGCCCGACCACGACCTCACCTTCGTGTTCTACGACTGCGAGGAGATCGAGGCCTCCCGCAACGGCCTGGGCCGGCTCGCGGCCGAGCACCCCGACTGGCTCGCCGCCGACTTCGCGGTGCTGATGGAGCCCAGCGGCGCCGTCGTCGAGGGCGGCTGCCAGGGCACCCTGCGCGCCGACGTCACGCTGACCGGCACCCGCGCCCACTCGGCCCGCAGCTGGCTCGGCGACAACGCCATCCACAAGGCCGTCGAGGTGCTGCGGCGGCTCTCGGAGTACCGGCCGCGCCGGGTGGTCATCGACGGCCTGGAGTACCGCGAGGGCCTGAACGCCACCCGCATCGACGGCGGGGTGGCCGGCAACGTCATCCCCGACGAGTGCCGGGTGCACGTGAACTTCCGCTACGCCCCGGACCGTTCCGAGGCGGAGGCGGCCGACCACGTCCGCGAGGTGTTCGAGGGCTTCGACGTCACCGTCACCGACACCGCGCCGGGCGCCCTGCCCGGACTCGACCGGCCCGCCGCGCAGGCGTTCCTGGCCGCGGTCGGCGGCGAGGCGCGGGCCAAGTTCGGCTGGACGGACGTCGCCCGGTTCAGCGCGCTCGGCGTCCCGGCGGTCAACTACGGGCCGGGCGATCCCAACCTCGCCCACAAGCGGGACGAGCACTGCTCGCTCACCGCGATCGCCGAGGTCGAGGAGCGTCTGCGGGCCTGGTTGACCGGCTCCTGA
- a CDS encoding TIGR00730 family Rossman fold protein, protein MTGTGDEKHYGHGPEEVDAPERKKPWPEKQKGPVLLRRDQVGTSTTDQRLLDTTGPTDWLHTDPWRVLRITSEFVEGFGALAELPASISVFGSARTPVDSPEYAAGVAIGRALAEAGYAVITGGGPGAMEAANRGASDAGGLSVGLGIELPFEQGLNEFVDLGLNFRYFFVRKTMFVKYAQGFVVLPGGLGTLDELFEALTLVQTRKVTRFPVVLFGSAYWGGLVDWLKNTLIAEGKASPQDLELFHVVDEVEDVLKILAETRRPNGTQV, encoded by the coding sequence ATGACAGGCACTGGAGACGAAAAGCACTACGGGCACGGTCCCGAAGAAGTCGACGCGCCCGAACGCAAGAAGCCCTGGCCCGAGAAGCAGAAGGGCCCGGTGCTGCTGCGGCGCGACCAGGTCGGCACCAGCACCACCGACCAGCGGCTGCTGGACACCACCGGCCCCACCGACTGGCTGCACACCGATCCGTGGCGGGTCCTGCGGATCACCTCGGAGTTCGTCGAAGGGTTCGGGGCGCTCGCCGAACTTCCGGCCTCCATCAGCGTGTTCGGCTCCGCCCGGACCCCGGTCGACTCGCCCGAGTACGCCGCCGGGGTGGCCATCGGCCGGGCCCTCGCCGAGGCCGGCTACGCGGTGATCACCGGCGGCGGCCCGGGTGCGATGGAGGCCGCCAACCGCGGCGCCTCCGACGCCGGCGGCCTGAGCGTCGGCCTGGGCATCGAGCTCCCCTTCGAGCAGGGCCTCAACGAGTTCGTCGACCTGGGGCTCAACTTCCGCTACTTCTTCGTCCGCAAGACGATGTTCGTGAAGTACGCGCAGGGCTTCGTGGTGCTGCCCGGCGGCCTCGGCACGCTGGACGAGCTGTTCGAGGCGCTCACCCTGGTGCAGACCCGCAAGGTGACCCGCTTCCCGGTGGTGCTCTTCGGCAGCGCCTACTGGGGCGGCCTGGTCGACTGGCTGAAGAACACCCTGATCGCCGAGGGCAAGGCCTCGCCGCAGGACCTGGAGCTGTTCCACGTGGTCGACGAGGTCGAGGACGTGCTGAAGATCCTGGCGGAGACCCGCAGGCCGAACGGCACCCAGGTCTGA
- the folP gene encoding dihydropteroate synthase: MAIVNRTPDSFFDRGATFADDAAFAAADRAVAEGAAILDIGGVKAGPGEEVTVEEELRRTVPFVAELRKRHPDAVISVDTWRHEVGEAVCEVGADLLNDAWGGVDPKLAEVAARYDVGLVCTHAGGAEPRTRPHRAGYEDVMADILRVTVGLAERAAELGVRRDALIIDPGHDFGKNTWHSLEATRRLPEMTATGFPVLVSLSNKDFVGETLDRPVDERLLGTLATTAVSAWLGAQVYRVHQVAETRQVLDMVASIRGTRPPAVARRGLA; encoded by the coding sequence ATGGCCATCGTCAACCGCACCCCGGACTCCTTCTTCGACCGCGGCGCCACCTTCGCCGACGACGCCGCGTTCGCCGCCGCGGACCGTGCGGTGGCCGAGGGCGCGGCGATCCTGGACATCGGCGGGGTCAAGGCCGGCCCGGGCGAGGAGGTCACCGTCGAGGAGGAGCTGCGCCGCACCGTCCCGTTCGTGGCCGAGCTGCGCAAGCGCCACCCGGACGCGGTGATCAGCGTGGACACCTGGCGGCACGAGGTCGGCGAGGCGGTCTGCGAGGTCGGCGCCGACCTGCTGAACGACGCCTGGGGCGGGGTCGACCCGAAGCTCGCCGAGGTCGCCGCCCGGTACGACGTCGGCCTGGTCTGCACCCACGCGGGCGGCGCCGAGCCGCGCACCCGGCCGCACCGGGCGGGGTACGAGGACGTGATGGCGGACATCCTGCGGGTCACCGTGGGGCTGGCGGAGCGCGCCGCGGAGCTCGGCGTCCGGCGGGACGCGCTGATCATCGACCCGGGCCACGACTTCGGCAAGAACACCTGGCACTCGCTGGAGGCGACCCGGCGGCTGCCGGAGATGACCGCGACCGGCTTCCCGGTGCTGGTCTCGCTCTCCAACAAGGACTTCGTCGGCGAGACGCTGGACCGGCCGGTCGACGAGCGGCTGCTCGGCACGCTGGCCACCACCGCGGTCTCGGCCTGGCTCGGCGCGCAGGTGTACCGGGTCCACCAGGTCGCCGAGACCCGGCAGGTACTCGACATGGTGGCGTCGATCCGCGGCACCCGGCCCCCGGCGGTCGCCCGCCGGGGGCTCGCGTAG
- a CDS encoding DivIVA domain-containing protein produces MFWVIVAAMAVVVGGAALVALGGGGVLPEAVPDRIAARLPQDRPLARHDVDGLRLPMAVRGYRMDEVDDVLDRLGTELALRDSRIAELEAAAVVRGSVEAAPDTAVLDEPLPGLEEFAAVIEPAAAPADEADAGEDSAAGPAVAGEQAAAEQTAGEEAAAEQTAGEQAKADLEKKQK; encoded by the coding sequence GTGTTCTGGGTGATCGTGGCGGCGATGGCCGTGGTGGTCGGCGGTGCGGCGCTGGTGGCGCTCGGCGGAGGCGGGGTGCTCCCGGAGGCGGTCCCGGACCGGATCGCCGCCCGGCTGCCGCAGGACCGGCCGCTGGCCCGGCACGACGTCGACGGGCTGCGGCTGCCGATGGCGGTGCGCGGCTACCGGATGGACGAGGTGGACGACGTGCTCGACCGGCTCGGCACCGAGCTGGCCCTGCGGGACTCCCGGATCGCCGAGCTGGAGGCGGCCGCCGTCGTCCGCGGCTCGGTCGAGGCGGCGCCGGACACCGCGGTGCTCGACGAGCCGCTGCCCGGCCTGGAGGAGTTCGCCGCGGTGATCGAGCCGGCTGCGGCACCGGCGGACGAGGCCGACGCCGGTGAGGACAGTGCCGCCGGCCCGGCCGTGGCCGGTGAGCAGGCCGCAGCCGAGCAGACCGCCGGTGAGGAGGCCGCAGCCGAGCAGACCGCCGGTGAGCAGGCCAAGGCCGACCTGGAGAAGAAGCAGAAGTGA
- a CDS encoding enoyl-CoA hydratase-related protein, which yields MSDPVLYELDGALAVITINRPDAMNALDVATKVALRDAVVEAAGDPAVRAVLLTGAGDRAFCVGQDLKEHLGLLKHAEETGEGALRTVAEHYNPLLRALAGMRKPTVAAVNGVAAGAGAGLAFACDFRIVADTAGFNTSFVGVALTADSGVSWTLPRLVGHARATELLMLPRTVKAPEALDLGLATRVVPGVELAATAREFAAQLAAGPTVAYGAVKESLAYAASHSLSELLDKEDELQTMAGESEDHTIAVRAFVAKETPKYVGR from the coding sequence ATGTCCGACCCCGTGCTGTACGAGCTCGACGGCGCACTCGCCGTCATCACCATCAACCGCCCGGACGCGATGAACGCCCTGGACGTCGCCACCAAGGTCGCGCTGCGCGACGCCGTCGTCGAGGCCGCCGGCGACCCGGCGGTCCGCGCGGTGCTGCTGACCGGGGCGGGCGACCGGGCGTTCTGCGTCGGCCAGGACCTCAAGGAGCACCTGGGCCTGCTCAAGCACGCCGAGGAGACCGGCGAGGGCGCGCTGAGGACGGTGGCCGAGCACTACAACCCGCTGCTGCGGGCGCTCGCCGGGATGCGCAAGCCCACCGTCGCCGCGGTCAACGGCGTGGCGGCGGGCGCCGGCGCCGGCCTGGCGTTCGCCTGCGACTTCCGGATCGTCGCCGACACGGCGGGCTTCAACACGTCCTTCGTGGGGGTCGCGCTCACCGCGGACTCCGGGGTCTCCTGGACGCTGCCACGGCTCGTCGGGCACGCCCGGGCGACCGAGCTGCTGATGCTGCCGCGCACCGTGAAGGCCCCGGAGGCGCTCGACCTCGGGCTCGCCACCCGGGTCGTGCCGGGCGTCGAACTCGCAGCGACCGCACGGGAGTTCGCCGCCCAGCTGGCGGCCGGCCCGACCGTCGCCTACGGCGCCGTCAAGGAGTCGCTGGCGTACGCGGCCTCGCACTCGCTGAGCGAGCTCCTCGACAAGGAGGACGAGCTGCAGACCATGGCCGGGGAGAGCGAGGACCACACCATCGCCGTCCGCGCCTTCGTCGCCAAGGAGACGCCGAAGTACGTCGGGCGCTGA
- a CDS encoding DUF3117 domain-containing protein, whose product MAAMKPRTGDGPLEVTKEGRGIIMRVPLEGGGRLVVELTPDEADALGEALKKACG is encoded by the coding sequence ATGGCGGCCATGAAGCCGCGGACGGGTGACGGCCCGCTCGAGGTCACCAAAGAGGGGCGGGGCATCATCATGCGAGTTCCGCTCGAGGGCGGCGGTCGCCTGGTGGTGGAGCTGACGCCCGATGAGGCCGACGCCCTCGGCGAGGCTCTGAAGAAGGCCTGCGGCTGA
- a CDS encoding O-methyltransferase: MGSAPGAPEEAAITEFGPERAALADTYVGEDAVLTYARAQSARTGIRAIGPSGGAFLRLLAAAVDAKSVAEIGTGTGVSGVYLLRGMRPDGVLTTVDSEPVRQQYAREAYQAAGFAPNRARFIPGRALDVLPRLADGQYDLVFCDGDPAESQSYLAESLRLLRPGGMVCFEGVFQQGRLAEPDRNDPQTHAVRELVREVRESDRLLPALLPVSDGLLCAVKR, from the coding sequence ATCGGGTCGGCACCAGGCGCTCCGGAAGAGGCAGCCATCACCGAGTTCGGGCCAGAGCGCGCAGCGCTCGCCGACACCTACGTCGGCGAGGACGCGGTGCTGACCTACGCCCGGGCCCAGTCGGCGCGCACCGGGATACGGGCGATCGGCCCCAGCGGCGGCGCCTTCCTGCGGCTGCTCGCGGCGGCGGTGGACGCCAAGTCGGTCGCCGAGATCGGCACCGGGACGGGCGTGTCCGGGGTCTACCTGCTGCGCGGCATGCGGCCGGACGGCGTGCTGACCACCGTCGACAGCGAGCCGGTGCGCCAGCAGTACGCGCGCGAGGCCTACCAGGCGGCCGGCTTCGCGCCGAACCGGGCCCGGTTCATCCCGGGGCGGGCGCTGGACGTGCTGCCGCGGCTCGCCGACGGGCAGTACGACCTGGTCTTCTGTGACGGCGATCCGGCCGAGTCGCAGTCCTATCTTGCAGAATCGTTGCGGCTGCTCCGGCCCGGCGGCATGGTCTGCTTCGAGGGCGTCTTCCAGCAGGGCCGGCTCGCCGAGCCCGACCGGAACGACCCGCAGACCCACGCGGTGCGCGAGCTCGTCCGGGAGGTCCGGGAGAGCGACCGGCTGCTGCCCGCCCTGCTGCCGGTCAGCGACGGCCTGCTCTGCGCCGTCAAGCGCTGA